One window of the Acinonyx jubatus isolate Ajub_Pintada_27869175 chromosome A2, VMU_Ajub_asm_v1.0, whole genome shotgun sequence genome contains the following:
- the STEAP4 gene encoding metalloreductase STEAP4, whose translation MEKTSTDAFPFTMNSSEKQETVCIFGTGDFGRSLALKMLQCGYSIVFGSRNPQKSSLLPNGAEVLSYSEAAWKSDIIIIAVHREHYGFLTELTEALKGKTLVDISNNLKINQYPESNAEYLAQLVPGAHVVKAFNTISAWALQSGALDANRQVFVCGNDSKAKQRVMDIVRTLGLTPMDQGSLMAAKEIENYPLQLFPTWKFPFYLSAFLCVFFFFYCVIRDVIYPYVNGGKDSTFRMAISIPNRVFPIAALTLLALVYLPGVIAAILQLYRGTKYRRFPDWLDHWMLCRKQLGLVALGFASLHVLYTLVIPIRYYVRWTMKNRTITQATAKREDPFSTSTAWLSDSYVALGILGFFLFVLLGITSLPSVSNTVNWREFRFVQSKLGYLTLILCTAHTMVYGGKRFLSPSSLIWYLPSAYVIALIIPCIVLVIKFILVLPCIDKTLTRIRQGWERNAKPTLNGERYLKQSSVHLDSEL comes from the exons ATGGAAAAAACTTCTACAGATGCATTTCCTTTTACTATGAATTCTTCAGAAAAGCAAGAGACTGTATGTATTTTTGGAACTGGAGATTTTGGAAGATCACTGGCACTTAAAATGCTCCAGTGTGGTTATTCTATTGTTTTTGGAAGTAGAAACCCCCAGAAGTCCAGTCTGCTGCCCAACGGTGCAGAGGTCTTGAGCTACTCAGAAGCGGCCTGGAAATCAGACATCATAATCATAGCAGTCCACAGAGAGCATTATGGTTTTCTCACAGAACTAACTGAGGCGCTCAAAGGGAAAACATTGGTCGACATCAGCAATAACCTCAAGATCAATCAGTATCCAGAATCTAATGCCGAGTACCTTGCTCAGCTGGTGCCAGGTGCTCACGTAGTAAAAGCATTTAACACCATCTCAGCCTGGGCTCTCCAGTCTGGAGCACTGGATGCAAATCGGCAG GTGTTCGTCTGTGGAAATGACAGCAAAGCCAAGCAAAGAGTAATGGATATTGTTCGTACTCTTGGACTTACTCCAATGGATCAAGGATCTCTCATGGCagccaaagaaattgaaaactacCCCCTGCAACTGTTTCCAACGTGGAAGTTCCCCTTCTATTTGTCTGcctttctgtgtgtcttcttctttttctactgtGTTATAAGAGATGTAATCTACCCCTATGTTAATGGCGGGAAAGATAGCACATTTCGCATGGCTATTTCCATTCCAAATCGTGTCTTCCCAATAGCAGCACTTACACTGCTTGCCTTGGTTTACCTCCCGGGCGTTATTGCTGCCATTCTGCAACTGTACCGAGGTACAAAATACCGCCGATTCCCGGACTGGCTTGACCATTGGATGCTTTGCAGAAAGCAGCTTGGCTTGGTGGCACTGGGATTTGCCTCCCTTCACGTCCTCTACACACTAGTGATTCCTATTCGATATTATGTACGATGGACAATGAAAAACAGAACCATTACCCAG GCAACGGCAAAGAGAGAAGATCCATTTAGCACCTCTACTGCCTGGCTTAGTGATTCATACGTAGCTTTGGGAATCCTTGGATTTTTCCTGTTTGTACTCTTGGGAATCACTTCCTTGCCATCCGTTAGCAACACGGTCAACTGGAGAGAGTTCCGATTCGTCCAG TCCAAACTGGGTTATTTGACCCTGATCTTATGCACAGCCCACACCATGGTGTATGGTGGCAAGAGATTCCTCAGTCCTTCGAGTCTCATATGGTACCTTCCTTCAGCCTACGTGATAGCACTCATCATTCCCTGCATCGTGCTGGTGATCAAGTTCATCCTCGTCCTGCCATGTATAGACAAGACCCTTACACGGATCcgccagggctgggagaggaatGCGAAACCGACATTGAATGGAGAAAGATATTTAAAGCAAAGTTCAGTCCACCTGGACTCTGAACTGTAG